Below is a genomic region from Gasterosteus aculeatus chromosome 2, fGasAcu3.hap1.1, whole genome shotgun sequence.
CGCCAAAACCCAAGGCCCACCGACGTAATTAGAAATAACCCCCCGTCCCAAGGTCTCATTTCCCAACGACCCGACTGGAGGAGGATTTCCCTTCCACTAACAGGTTTGTTTTAACGTTCGCTCCAACTCAGAAACTCCATTTATCCTCCTCTACTGGTTTTctttcaatgtattttattgaaaacagTTCTGTAGGTTATGCTCTGCAATCCTTGTCCTCCTCACGAGTAcgtctgttgccccccccccccgcgcgtcTATTCCCCCCGGCCTGGCATGACACGCGAGAAAAAACCAGCACCCAGCCAATCCACTTAGAAAAGCGCACACAACAcccgccctcttcctcctcggctGCCCATCCCCCATTGTGCCTCCGCCAGGCTGCAACACGGGACTCGCGCAACAGAAAGGAGCTGCCATTTTCTGTCCTTCTAACTCCCCTTtgcattgtacacacacacatagacacacaaaaacagggaAAGGATTTGCCTCCTGTATGGCAGCCCGGGTGTCTGGGGCAACCCATGTGACCCcgagacacacagggagagcaaGGGTGAGAGTCGTTGcccaaccccccaccctcctcggCCCTGTGGAGCGGTGAGGCCTGGCGAGGCCTCCGGTCCgccccagcagctcctcctccttcttcctcctcctgcacactaaacagatttttttttttttccttctctccgttGCTTTCTTTAAGGTGTGCACACTCGTCATGAGAAACCGCCAAGTCACCACGACGACAAGAAGGAAGCCATGTTGTTATCAGAGAGTTGAGatatgaacacaaaaaaaaaaaaaaagacagacagacagagcttACCTCTGTGGATGCATGGCTGCCTGACACACTGTTATGTCAACACTTATGAAACATGGAGGACACTCTCAGCCGGGGAAAGGCTCCGCTCTTCAGGCGAGGCGATCGGGCCCCAGTGATGTCAGCCGGATCCTGACTGGTCGCTCTCCTCGCCGGCAGGATGCAAGGCCGCCTCTGATTGGCCGAAATGTTTCCTGAGTAATTATCTTTGTTCGGTGCAGGCAGGGGCAGCACTGTGAGTGTCAGAGACaggggaaggaaagaaaaaaaaaaaaataagcagagAGCCAGGCCTAAAACCACAAAACGACACCATTAGCGTGAGTATTCTTGACGTACCGGCCCAGTGTAACAGTGTTTGAAGCTTCCACGTGTAGAACCTGGCCGTAGTTGTCTCATTTGGAGGCTTTAGAAGTAGTAGAGATGGCAGCATGTAGTCTGTGAGGAGCAGGACACCATGGCTTCTCTGCACAAGCctccatgtttttttgtgtggagAGGGCCTTTGTTTaaactcctccctccctctttgctCTTCCCGCAGAAAGAAGAGGCTGTAGCTCCTCACCTATTTTGGCAGTTTGgcttgcaataaaaaaaaagagaagaggaggaaaaagacctTGAGTTTTAAGTAGGCGATGCCTTTTTATGTCACGCGTTACTGTTGTTCATAACCTGAACATATAATAGACGAGCGAGtgtttactcacacacacaaatcaatccTGTGTTTAGCTAATTATGGTAAAGAAAATGCAGACATTTTCCtggtctcctccttctcctcctccatgggGAGGAATGCCTAGATTTGAACACTGTAGGAGCTTTGTATAAAGTTTAAGGAGGGGCTTCCTCTTCAACAGTGATCATAAATCATTAAACACAAGGTTGTTCTTTTGACAAAACAAAGCAGTGAAATTAgcagtaattttttttttaaatgtatccaaATACTATATAATAACCCTgccaataaaacaatatttgttttctctttttaatcagCTGTTGAGTACGGTTGCATTTGATATTGTTATGCCGGCGTGTGTTATATTGAAAGGTGTTTACGATTCTATAAAATGTAGACGGGGATTAATCATTTAAAGTGAAAGCAATCCAttacaaaaccaacaaaaattATAACACACTTTATAAGCCACAACCGTGTTAGAATCGCCCaaatttttcacttttttgtggACCCAATAGGAAACATTAAGAGGTCACTTTCAAAATAACGTAACAAACATTAGATATAATGGCTGTGGTCACAATAATTCTCGTCCCGATGCCGTTACAGACTGGATACCGCGAAAAAGATgtgcgcccaacgtggggctcgaacccacgaccctgagattaagagtctcatgctctaccgactgagctagccgggctgTGACAACCTGTCTTTCCGCTGGGTAGATAACGGTTACACTATGGTGCAGTCGTACAGTAAGGCGGTTTATAGTGACCTCTAGTGGTAGATAGACAATAATAAAGTGTTTTCTTGAACAGGATTTAGGTAGCTAAATCAACATGACGTTATCTCCAACGCTGGTTAACCGCTCGTGCCATAAACACCACAGATAAATGAACTTCACTAACTCGCGTCAATTTGAATAATGGCCGTCGCCTTgcgtgttttgttttattacaaaagCTTTCTCTTGTTTGGACGGAAAACACCGCGCGCCCATCTTTGAAAATGGTGGATAAATTAGCCCGCCTGTTTGAGGGGAGTATAAACCTTCAGGTTGGCTAATGTCTGCGTCCTGTAGCTTGAATTACCTGACCGCAGGTTTTCTCCATAAATCACCAGTAAACCACAATGGAGACGTGCTAAAGCCTCCACCATCTTACTGAATGTCTGATTATTGGCTTGGCTGCCCTCGTCCAGCTAACAAAGCGTAGCTTCTGATCTTAGCAACCGAATAGTTAAAGCTACATGCAGGTGAAATAAATTACCCCAAATCCCCCACCAGTGGTAAAGGCCTTCTCTTAATTATGGGTCGTAGGTTCGATCCCGGGCTCCTCCTGCGGTGCATTCAAAATCCTACCCCAATATTAATGTGCAAAAACGTGTTTAATTTAAACTGAAACTGGTAACATACCCGTAGGAGTGGAATGGAATTACATCCACAACTTGAAATACAACATACAACATGCGGTATTATACAAATACCACAACAATAACAGCTATCAAATTGAACAAGCATACAGCATAGAAAACCGTTCTGTGATGGGTTTAACAGCTAAAAGCTAACGGGGCTTTTTTTCTGCAATTAGTTTGCATTACATTTAATAAGCAAGTCTTTTAAGAAAGCCATTGGGACAcatacataaaaaaaagcttGAGAGGGAAGTTGTTTTGACTTCATTGCTTCATGTAGGAACTAATGGACATGTAAAAAATGTTAGCAAAATTGTTAGCAATTATAAAAGGTGaaatacatacaattatatttttaaaaaccctTCCTTATATTGCATAGCCTCAAACCTGtcgtttttaatgttttggagTAGTAGTAGTTTATGAAGCACTGTTTTATTCAGCAATAACTTCATTGCGAGGATGCAACGAAATAGATGTATAAACAAAACTGTAATCATAAAGGTCATAAAACCGTAATTTGACTCAGGAACGTTTAACATTACACGTTAATACATTTGGGGGAATTCAGGAGCGGTCTTGGATGCCATTGCACCATAGGTGTAAATtctcaaatatattttaaataatgacaTTACCATAATCCTGACGCTTTGGTGGATTATTCTGTAGAATCTGATGTATAATCCGACAGGCCTGTAATTTCAAATGATATCGTGCGGAAATACCGCACACAATTCCTCTCACGGTCACGTCTTTTGTTTGTGACTTGGGAAAATCCGACGCTTACGTGGAGTCCCTGAACGCAACGCGGGCCCGGGTTCTCCTTCTACGTCAATGACTCTGGGCGGTTCatgaatgggtttttttttttggagtgggAGGGGCCTGCCGTCTTTAccagggcggcgggggggggggctaaaaaaaaataaaaaaagaaagtcggTGTTGTGCTgtggtgtttttggttttgatgAACACGCTAGCAAAGCGGGTGAATGCGCGGAGCggcaaacacccccccccaggAAAACAGCGACCCGGTGCGGCTAGCTCCAAGACtcagtgacggggggggggcgggtgctTGTGGTTGCGGGGTTGCTGGTGGTGTGGAAGGGGGAGCCCCGGAGCCAGAGAAGTCGGGAGCCGCGTCTGTGAGCCATGGGGTTCCGCAAGAAGAACAAGAGCCCCCCGGTGCTGAGCCACGAGTTTGTGATCCAGAACCACGCCGACATGGTGTCGTGTTTGGCGATGGTGATCCTCCTCGGCCTGATGTTCGAGGTACTGTGTCACTTATCCTCATTTCACTATTCGGGTTATTCGGGTTGCCGCGGTTTAGCTCCAGTGATGCTAGCCGCCGCTAGCCGTCGTTAGCTGACATGACAGCCAGCActggtctccccctctcttcccccttcTCGCGTGTCTCGCTGATCGCCACAGAAGATGGCGAGGAGGCGCAGCCTCTAACCGGTCGGATGGTGCTTCGCCTCCATCGGAAATCAATACGTGCGTGTGGCCTCTTGCTTGTAGCGTTTCGTGATGCCGATCAGCAgcagcacccccaccccccctttttttggGCTGGACGGATCAgctgaatgaaacaaaacactaacctctcccaccccccaaaaaatggatCACATTTGGCTCAATAAACTACctgtgaggatgaagatgagctATAGCTTAGTGCAGTTATGAATGCCTACACttaaagggggggtggggggggggtcgttgcaCACACTCACTGTACCAATGGTACTGAACTTATAATATAACACatcctttttttacaaaagaccCCTACAAGGAGCTCCTGGTGGTCCCCAGACCCCTCCTCACTAATTACACATGGACTATGTTACACCGGTCGACCACGTGTCTTTTCTGTTGCTGCGTTCCAGGTCACAGCCAAGTTCGCCATCATGTTCATCACAGTCCAGTACAACGTGACGCACGTCCTCGGTGAGCGGAAGTGTCTACGGATCCAGTTGCAACGTTACCGGATTTTCTGAACGAACCGTCAGCACTTATGTCGTTGTTTCCCTTTTGGTTTTGCAGATGAGAAAAGTGACCCGGTGAACCTCTACCAGTACGGCCCTAAAGATGCGGCCACCGTGTTTTTCTACCTTCTCATCGCGGTCATCCTCCACGCCTTGATACAGGAGTACATTCTGGACGTGAGTACATCGACGTTGTGATATCTGCACCTTCAGGTGTTCACGTCCCGTCCTGCTGCACGAAGCGCCGGCGCTGAAGAAGATGTGCGTGCTTCTGGTGACGTTGTGAGTGTTTGATGTCGGAACATAAGAGAAAGAAAGTCTcgtcttcaaccgcttatccgtgGGTCGGGTCGAGGAAGGAGTAtttttgtagattttttttttattccaaaaataaaacacctttTTATGCACCGAATTCATAAGAAGGGAAGTTTGTCTTAAAGGTTTGTCGccctttaataaaacaatcagATCTTGAAATACAAATGTCTGAGCTTTTGAAATTGCTATAATACTTCTCTGGTTTATGCTGTGAACTGAGAAACCGGTGTTTTTTATTGATTCATGGGGATCGATTGGCAGACTTGCATAATCATCTAATACTAAGCATCGTTTAGAAGAACGAGCCCCTCATATCTAAGATTTCTGTTTAATTTCAGAAAATGAACAGGAAGTTGCACCTGTCAAAAACCAAACACAGCAAGTTCAATGAGTCCGGCCAGCTGGCGGCGTTCTACCTGTTCTCCTTCATCTGGGGCTGCAGCATTCTAACGGCGGTACGTACGTGCGGGCCGAGGGTCAGGGGTCACAGGTCATTGAGACAGAGTGTTCCCGCCCGCGTTATAGTCGTCGTCTTACGCcgcgtctctctctttctccaacagGAGGACTTTGCAACAAATCCTACTTTCTTATGGGAGGGTtacccacacactcacatggTGTAAGTCACAACATCTCAGTTTATTCCCATTTTAAAGGAGTGGAAATATGTTGAGCTTTTACAGgttttctatttaaaacataAACTATTATTCTTTAACTTGCTGTGATTCATCTTATTATCTTGTATCAAATGTCCTTATCACAGCGCCGCTGTGTTTAAATCAATGTAACAGAACTGCACGTCATGCACAACGGCATCCGCCTCATATTATTGTGGTATAACTTCTGTTGAACGACCCGCAGGCCGCCTCTCACCTCTGCTGCACGCCGTGTCCTCTGTCCAGTTTTCAGGTCAAGTTCTTCTACGTTTGCCAAATTGCCTACTGGCTCCACGCGCTTCCCGAGCTGTACTTTCAAAAAGTACGCAAGGTAAGGCTGAAAGTGAGACACGTGAACCCGCTGCTCTCCATCTAaagatggcggcggcggcggcgtgtttTTTGTAAGGTCATTTAAGTAGTTCCGGACACAAACGCTCCTCCTGTTGTTTCATCTCCCCAGGAGGACATCCCCCGTCAGCTCTATTACATCTGCCTTTACGTTGCCCACATCGCTGGTGCCTACGTCTTGAAGTAAGTGAGATATACATTTACTCATGATCATCCGAAGaatgagtaaataaaataataataagtactGAATGGTTTTCGCTTTCATCGgcttttgacttttattgtCCTCACACAACCTCATAAAGATCCTTTTATTAGCGTTTTTCTCTACTTGAATCTTAAAAAACACCACGCGTGAAACTGTATTTCCAGCCGTGGGCCAGAAcatcttattttattattcttgAGTAGAACCAAGAGTCCCTTCGTTTTGATAATCTCCTTCCCTGTCGGACTACTAACCCCGAAATAGAGTTAATGTGAGCGGGCTGACATGGAGGGAGTGTCACCGCCACGCGTCCTCACGTTGTCCTCTGTCCGTCTGCGTCCCATCTGTGCAGCCTCCACCGACTGGGCCTGGTGTTGCTGGTCCCTCACTACCTGGTGGAGCTGCTGTTCCACGCCTCGCGCCTCTTCTACTTCAGCGACGAGAACAAGCAGAAAGGGTAGCGCCTCCAGTCTCGTTGTCGGCGTTGTTGGGGTTCGGCCCCTTACTGAGCCTgcgtctcctccccccccccctgctcgtCCTGTACAGGTTTACTCTGTGGGCGCTCCTCTTTGTCATCGCCCGCCTCCTCACCCTCACTCTCTCGGTGCTGACGTTTGGCTTCGGGCTGCCGCGCACGGAGAACCAGGGCTTCTCCCTCGCAGACGGCAACTTCAACGTGCTCACGACAAGGCAAGCGCGCGCGATGGCAAACCCGCGGGAACGCACACGTTTAAACTTGGAAtccctttgacctctgtggtTCTTAAATGTgcgtcccctccccccctcccccctcctcaggaTGAGTTGCCTGGCTGCCATCTGCCTGACGCAGGCTTGGATGATGTGGAAATTCATCAACTTCCAGTTGAAGAAGTGGCGGGAGCACAGCCAGAACCAGGCCTCCAAGAAGAAGGCGGCGAGCCCGAAGAGCAAGCCTCACAAGAGGGAAGCTGCCAGCAGAGGTGAGCGCTTAATCCGCTCGCCCAGACACACCGGATGTGGGACCCCGTTTCCTTTTCCCGCCTTTTCCtgggtttttctttctgaaaaccGCGTTTTGCGTCCGATGTTTCTGACGGCTTGTCTCGTCAGCAGGGGGTGCTTCCAACGGCGTCGCCAAGTCCGAGGACAAGACGTCGCCGCGGCCGCGAAAGGCCAAAGCCTCGTAGAGACGGGcgagtcggaggaggaggaggaggaggaagaagcagcgAGCGAGGGAGTGCTGACGATTACGTCTTTACGCGACTTCAAATTCTGCCCACTTGCTCTCCAAAACACTCCCAACCGTCCCCCTTTGAGGTTGGAAGTTCAGTGTCCCTGCTAGAAGTGTCTGTTGCTCATACGTGGTTTCTTTGGAGATGGGactgtgggggaggagggggaggagggggaggagggggggtgtgtgaTGGATCAACATGAGCGACTACAAAGTGTCCTTCCGTGTGAAACTACGATCACCTGCCGGGTACTTTTGAACTTCACCAATTCGACATTGTATCAGTTAACGTCCCCGTGACTCACCGAGGGGATTTTGGCTTCAGGGTCATGTAACATTGTGTCAACGAACAGGTTAACTAAGTGTTGGGGTCATTTTAGGTTTGGGCCTTATTCAGTAAAAGGACGATGGCCTTTCCTTGGAGACGGCCCTTAGGAAAGGGAAGGATCCTCAACGTCTCTGCTGTTGAGGCGCGTACCGCGCTGCCCGCCGTCTTACCGCCGCCATTCGACAGCCTCCGCCTTTTCCGAACCCCCCGACGTGTTACAGCGTGGAGGCGCTTTTGAGATGTCTTGTTTTCTGTTTGCATGCAGTGAAGGACTTTCTCGCTGCATGATGGGAAACTGGGGCAAGAAACTGCGTTTGAGGCTGCGGCCCAGTCTTCAAATGGTCAAAGCATGATGGTTCAAggttaaagacacacacacacacacacacacacattcagtggcCTTTTTACAACCGCTGCGAGCGGTttgagttatttattttttgccgcGAAAGACGTTATTATTTTTCCACGCTTTGACCAGCAAACACAGCGGTACACAGCGTCGATCCAAACGGTACAATCTTTCTCCAAGTGTCCTTATCATGCCGGTGTCGCTTCGCTTCTCTCGGGCGTCAGGGCACTTAAACCATGAGTTCCACAACCTCGGCGTGCGCGTGCGCGGGATGCGTCCGCGCGTGAGTTTGCTGCGCGTGAATGACAGTGGTGATGGCGGCGTTCGCGGCTTGTCCCGTAAAACAATCGCGTGCCGAGCACGAAACGTTCCACTCTGCTCACCGACTTCTGCCCCGTTTGTTGTCGTGTTACGCAATCGCGTCCTTTTAGCGCAGTaggccccgcccacctcccCCCGATGCCCGATTGTTCTCCTGTGCGCgagagagagattgtgtgtgttttctgggtGTTTTTGTTTGCGTCACGTGTGGCATGTTCCGTCCTTCCCGCTTCACCGTCTCAATGATCGTGACGTCGCTGCGGAGCCGCCGGACCCGGAGTGCCGCCGCGCTGCCCGTCCGCCGTGCAGGAGAAGCTCTGTGCAGAGGCGGCCGTGCCGGCCCGGCCACAGCCGCAGTCCCGGTGCGCAGCGCGGACGAGATGCGCGCGTTTCGCTCCTTCGGAGGACTTTGGTGGCGTTTTTGACGCCCGGTGTCGgcgcgcggcggcggcgtcgtAGGAGGGAAAGGAGGCGCAGAGGACGGATGTGCCGGCCTGATTAAACTGTCTCAGATGTAAAagagtaagaaaaaaagaaaagaaaagatttaaCCCTACACTGTTCTGAAATACGTGTCAGATTTTTAAGCTATTTTTATAGATCGGAGCCTGTTGGACATCACCGTTGTTCAGTACACACGTGtgaatatttgttttgcatCCATAATGAtctgagttgttgttgttttttttatataagaaTGAAGCTTGCTGAACTGTTGGCGTGTGCGTTGTGGCTTGAGTGTAAACGTTTGTTAAGCCCAATGGTTGCAAAGTAAACTGGGTTGTAAAACACGACGCTGCAGCTTTCACGCGTCGGTTCGAGTCTACAACCAGGAGAGCAAACACAGGTGATTCTGTGGATGCAGAACGAAACCTTTTGCAGTGGACGGGTCCTTTTTCTCACTGACGTCACGCTGTTCAAATCTCGTTTGAAGCGCTTGGCGGCCCCGTCGGACAATCGCCTGTATAATCCCGCAGGAATGCACTTCCTCTGCATAACGTGTCACATCACTGCTCACTTAAGCTGTTTCTGCGCTGATTCTCAATTCATTAACTGATCGAAGTTActcgatttttttttcaaacgtgtgcatttttataattgttgaaaaaaaaaaaaaggactgcgATGATTCAACTGTATGAGCAACCTCTAGGTGGCAACACGCTTTGACCATGAGATCACTTTagagaagaaacaaaagaagaaaccaCCACAGCAATTCTATTTCATTCTGCGTTGGAGGAGATTTGCCTCTATTTTTTCCTACTTGTTCATAGAtgttatatttcctttttttaaatatattgtatcTAAATTGATTTGGTTGTATATATTTATGCGAATGTGAGTTCTTATAATTTTCCTTTtgtcacaattttttttaatttcatgttgGAATAAAGGTTTTATTCATTACACACACTTaaacctgtttttttccttgtaaaatttttttgttttacaaaagagAGCAAAAACCTCACGGCGTCACGGTGCTCAGTACATTACGAGAGCTGCAGATAATCATCCAGCCCCGAGGTGAACCAGCCGTTAAAACCAATCCTCCTTTTTATACGGCTTCCCTCTCGCATCACACCTGTCCACCTTCCTCCCCTCGAAGACGAGACACCCGCCTGGATTTGAAACGCTCCTAATTTATTCTACCCTTTGGGGGCCGGTGTCAGGAGACACGAGGAAATATTGGACGAATCCTCCTCTCGCCTAATTACCACCAGGGGGCAACGCTGGGCCTTTTGCCTGAGGGAGGCGTGCAGTCTGCAGGGGCATAGCTGCATGCAGACACTGCATTAATAAATCACTAGTGAGAGTGAGAAAGACAGAAACGTTGTGTTATCACACCGCGTGCGACGTCCACAAACCAAATGAAGCAGCCGGCGGCCGTTTATCCAAATATGGGAGTGTTTCTCGGACCTCCGCCTTGACTCTCCGCTGCTGTTGAGCAATTTGACCGGTGAGCTGCAAACGTGACATCTGCGTCCGTGGGACGGCGAGGTATGAGCacgaagcaggaggagagacaccTGCAGCTCACTGCtaatgtgttgtgttgtttcagAGTAATGGGTTTTCTCTGAGCGAGCAGACAGCATGATGGATCAGTGGGAACCAGAGAGGCGGGCCGGAGCGCTGCAGGGTCAGCACAAGGACAGGAGTTCACACACTCgctctccatcacacacacacacgtatacactgTGTGGTTGTATCCAAAACACACAACCTAAACCCACTGAGTGCTTCCAAGGCGAACTTGCTGAAAGAGTCCAACAATGACCggctgagggagaggagggggaaaaaaaatcagcattcccactttttttttttctttaattcctCCCCTTCATCCAACGAGGATAAATCTCGTTCTGAATTGTCAGTATTATGGGTAATTTCCATATAAATTAGCTTCATTAAAAGGGGAGTACTTTCTTATTTAACGAAGCTCATTTGAAATTCTGTATTTAATAAGACATGCAATCTCAGACTCGCAGGCTAATAGCCAACAATTAGCAggactttgtgtgtgcgtgggagtgtgcgagtgtgtgcgtgctcctTTGTGCTGTTAAAAGCGCGTGTCGGTGTAATCTCTCTTGGATATTGCCGGCCCTCCGTTTTATTTTCGTTGATTGTCTCAAATGAGCAAAATTGGGCAGCAGCTGCTCTCCCAGCCGGCTTTACTTGGTTTACTATGTGACccatgaagcaggaggagatctGGATGGAGATCTAAGACATTGGTGCCCTGGAGGCTGCTTGTGAGCGAGCAGACGAGAGGGGAGTGTGTGAGGT
It encodes:
- the LOC120828872 gene encoding translocating chain-associated membrane protein 1-like 1 isoform X1; translated protein: MGFRKKNKSPPVLSHEFVIQNHADMVSCLAMVILLGLMFEVTAKFAIMFITVQYNVTHVLDEKSDPVNLYQYGPKDAATVFFYLLIAVILHALIQEYILDKMNRKLHLSKTKHSKFNESGQLAAFYLFSFIWGCSILTAEDFATNPTFLWEGYPHTHMVFQVKFFYVCQIAYWLHALPELYFQKVRKEDIPRQLYYICLYVAHIAGAYVLNLHRLGLVLLVPHYLVELLFHASRLFYFSDENKQKGFTLWALLFVIARLLTLTLSVLTFGFGLPRTENQGFSLADGNFNVLTTRMSCLAAICLTQAWMMWKFINFQLKKWREHSQNQASKKKAASPKSKPHKREAASRAGGASNGVAKSEDKTSPRPRKAKAS
- the LOC120828872 gene encoding translocating chain-associated membrane protein 1-like 1 isoform X2 encodes the protein MGFRKKNKSPPVLSHEFVIQNHADMVSCLAMVILLGLMFEVTAKFAIMFITVQYNVTHVLDEKSDPVNLYQYGPKDAATVFFYLLIAVILHALIQEYILDKMNRKLHLSKTKHSKFNESGQLAAFYLFSFIWGCSILTAEDFATNPTFLWEGYPHTHMVFQVKFFYVCQIAYWLHALPELYFQKVRKEDIPRQLYYICLYVAHIAGAYVLNLHRLGLVLLVPHYLVELLFHASRLFYFSDENKQKGFTLWALLFVIARLLTLTLSVLTFGFGLPRTENQGFSLADGNFNVLTTRMSCLAAICLTQAWMMWKFINFQLKKWREHSQNQASKKKAASPKSKPHKREAASRGGASNGVAKSEDKTSPRPRKAKAS